In Acinetobacter pittii, one genomic interval encodes:
- a CDS encoding flavodoxin family protein, translating into MSLPEKHLSIVYHSPYGHTAKVASAIAAGAEVMGVKVHLMNIEHIDWDALDASHGIIFGSPTYMGSMTADFKKFMDSTSKRWKERLWQGKLAAGFANSGGLSGDKLAVLQQLNIFAMQHGMLWSGLPLMTTGHSEKDLNRLSSCLGLMTQSDNAPVEITPPQGDLDTAKWFGEYIAGLLYRLN; encoded by the coding sequence ATGTCTTTGCCTGAAAAACATCTCTCTATTGTCTACCACAGTCCATATGGTCATACCGCGAAGGTAGCTTCCGCTATTGCTGCTGGGGCAGAGGTGATGGGTGTAAAAGTACATTTAATGAATATTGAACATATTGATTGGGATGCACTTGATGCATCGCACGGTATTATTTTTGGTTCGCCTACCTATATGGGGAGTATGACCGCTGACTTTAAAAAGTTTATGGACAGTACTTCTAAACGTTGGAAAGAGCGTTTGTGGCAAGGCAAGCTTGCAGCGGGCTTTGCAAACTCAGGTGGTCTAAGCGGCGATAAATTAGCGGTATTACAACAATTAAATATTTTTGCGATGCAACATGGCATGCTTTGGTCAGGTTTACCTTTAATGACGACTGGGCATAGTGAAAAAGATTTAAACCGATTATCGAGTTGTTTGGGTTTAATGACACAGTCAGATAATGCACCTGTTGAAATTACTCCTCCACAAGGCGATTTAGATACTGCAAAATGGTTTGGCGAATATATTGCTGGACTCTTATATAGATTAAATTAA
- the smpB gene encoding SsrA-binding protein SmpB → MAKATVVKKHNGGTIAQNKRARHDYFIEEKFEAGMSLLGWEVKSLRAGRMSLTESYVIFKNGEAFLFGAQIQPLLSASTHVVPEATRTRKLLLSRRELEKLTGSVNQKGYSCVPLACYWKGHLVKLEIALVKGKQLHDKRATEKDRDWQRDKARIFHK, encoded by the coding sequence ATGGCGAAAGCGACAGTAGTGAAAAAACATAATGGCGGAACCATCGCACAAAACAAACGTGCCCGCCATGATTATTTTATCGAAGAAAAATTTGAAGCTGGTATGTCTTTACTCGGCTGGGAAGTAAAGTCTTTACGTGCTGGTCGCATGAGTTTGACAGAAAGTTATGTCATTTTTAAGAATGGTGAAGCGTTTTTATTTGGTGCACAAATTCAACCGCTCCTTTCGGCATCTACTCATGTAGTACCTGAAGCTACACGTACACGTAAATTATTATTATCACGCCGAGAACTAGAAAAGCTAACAGGTTCAGTGAACCAAAAAGGTTACTCATGTGTTCCTTTAGCATGTTATTGGAAAGGTCACTTGGTTAAACTTGAAATTGCTCTGGTGAAAGGTAAACAGCTGCATGACAAACGTGCGACTGAAAAAGATCGCGATTGGCAGCGTGATAAAGCTCGTATATTTCATAAGTAA
- the pgeF gene encoding peptidoglycan editing factor PgeF — protein sequence MEFVQGLPQGVFVGQTRVQHPLALPTDRLELSGFNLALHVKDEAQRVHQHRMILLDEFAEFGVKKMTWMTQTHSTICHTVNEQIPFKALIGDGLVTQTKGHALMMMTADCLPVVLGNAEGSEVANLHAGWRGLAGGIIENTVTAMQNPPTWAWLGAAISQPCFEIGAEVKTAFCDKYPELETAFVEGVAPNKFHADLYAIARFILQSLGVQQVLGGDQCSYQQGDEYFSYRRDAKTGRMATFVFM from the coding sequence ATGGAATTTGTTCAAGGTTTACCTCAAGGCGTATTTGTAGGGCAGACACGTGTTCAACATCCTTTGGCATTACCAACGGATCGACTTGAATTATCTGGCTTTAATTTGGCTTTACATGTCAAAGATGAGGCACAACGTGTTCACCAGCATCGAATGATATTGTTAGATGAGTTTGCGGAATTTGGTGTTAAAAAAATGACATGGATGACCCAAACGCATAGTACGATTTGCCATACTGTAAATGAACAAATTCCCTTTAAAGCTTTAATTGGCGATGGTTTGGTCACCCAAACAAAAGGTCATGCTTTAATGATGATGACGGCTGATTGCTTACCTGTCGTGTTGGGAAATGCCGAAGGCAGTGAAGTTGCTAATTTGCATGCGGGTTGGCGTGGTTTAGCAGGTGGCATTATTGAAAATACAGTTACGGCTATGCAAAATCCTCCAACTTGGGCATGGTTAGGGGCTGCAATCAGTCAACCTTGTTTTGAAATTGGGGCCGAAGTAAAAACTGCTTTTTGTGATAAATATCCAGAGTTGGAAACAGCCTTTGTTGAGGGCGTGGCTCCAAATAAATTTCATGCAGACTTATATGCCATTGCACGCTTTATTTTGCAAAGTCTAGGTGTGCAACAAGTCTTAGGTGGAGATCAATGTTCTTATCAACAGGGTGATGAGTATTTTTCTTATCGTCGTGATGCGAAGACAGGACGTATGGCTACGTTTGTTTTTATGTAA
- the rluD gene encoding 23S rRNA pseudouridine(1911/1915/1917) synthase RluD gives MTSAQSSNTNFSETDFNLLEDSEDADNHTSDTTATRLSLQVQLDETYLGQRIDQVAALVWSEFSREKLKQWLKDGHLLVNGNIVKPKHRCEGTELLTLEVELEAQTTSQPENIPLNIVYEDDDILVINKPVGMVVHPGAGNSSGTLVNALLYHAPKLAELSRAGLVHRIDKDTSGLLVVAKTLEAQFSLSKQLANKSVYRVYDLVVYGNIIAGGTIDEPIKRHPVDRVKMAILPGGRDAVTHYNVKERFKDFTRVQARLETGRTHQIRVHFSYIGYGLIGDQVYMNRVRVPAGASELLIETLRGFKRQALHAAKLGLKHPRTGEEMLFEAPWPEDFTHLVNVLRSENAAY, from the coding sequence ATGACTTCAGCACAATCTTCAAACACAAACTTCTCTGAAACCGACTTCAATTTACTTGAAGATTCTGAGGATGCAGATAACCATACTTCTGATACAACTGCAACACGTTTATCGTTGCAAGTTCAGCTAGATGAAACCTATCTGGGACAACGTATCGACCAAGTAGCAGCCTTGGTGTGGAGCGAGTTTTCACGTGAAAAGCTCAAGCAATGGTTGAAGGATGGCCATCTGTTGGTGAATGGTAACATCGTCAAGCCTAAGCACCGTTGTGAAGGAACTGAGTTGCTTACGCTCGAAGTAGAGCTTGAAGCTCAGACAACGAGTCAACCTGAAAATATTCCACTTAATATTGTCTATGAAGACGATGATATTTTAGTTATTAATAAACCAGTAGGCATGGTGGTACATCCAGGAGCAGGCAATAGTTCTGGAACTTTAGTGAATGCTTTGCTTTACCATGCTCCAAAATTGGCAGAACTTTCGCGTGCTGGTTTGGTACATCGTATTGATAAAGATACCAGTGGTTTACTGGTTGTTGCTAAAACATTAGAAGCTCAATTTTCTTTAAGTAAACAATTGGCGAATAAATCGGTTTATCGTGTATATGACTTGGTTGTTTATGGAAATATTATTGCTGGCGGTACGATTGATGAACCAATCAAACGTCACCCAGTAGATCGTGTAAAAATGGCAATTTTACCGGGTGGGCGAGATGCAGTAACTCACTACAATGTAAAAGAACGTTTTAAAGATTTTACCCGTGTACAAGCGCGCCTTGAAACAGGTCGAACACATCAGATCCGTGTGCATTTTAGTTATATTGGTTACGGTTTGATTGGTGATCAGGTTTATATGAATCGTGTGCGTGTGCCAGCTGGTGCATCTGAATTACTGATTGAAACTTTACGCGGTTTTAAACGTCAAGCATTGCACGCAGCTAAATTAGGCTTAAAACACCCTCGTACTGGTGAAGAAATGCTGTTTGAAGCGCCGTGGCCTGAAGACTTTACACATTTAGTGAATGTGTTACGTTCAGAAAACGCTGCATATTAA
- the hemA gene encoding glutamyl-tRNA reductase, producing the protein MSFFALGVNHQTASVELREQIAFNAERLSRLLAEQRHHQNLKDLVVVSTCNRTEVYAMAENAESLLKWLADANNIDVKQLIHHVYRYENTQAITHLMRVASGLDSLMLGEPQILGQVKSALALSKEAQTVSPELNSVFEYAFYAAKRVRSETAVGSHAVSMGYAVAQLALQVFSKPEKLTVMVVAAGEMNSLVAKHLAEMGVAKIIICNRSRERADQLAQEIAHQVEVEIIEFSALAENLYRADVVSSCTGSLYQVIAYSDVKTALKKRRYQQMLMVDLAVPRDIDPKVEALDGVYLYGVDDLQSVIDENLAQRRQAAVEAEVMVNQLATQLITHQKVKEAGSTIHAYRQHSEEISQQELTHALEALHHGDNAEQVLQQFAHRLTQKLMHPTSILLREAAKAENPDYFEWLQQHLQDVFDHERKPKH; encoded by the coding sequence ATGTCTTTCTTTGCATTGGGTGTCAACCATCAAACAGCTTCTGTAGAACTCCGCGAACAAATTGCTTTCAATGCAGAGCGATTAAGTCGTTTGCTTGCCGAACAACGCCATCACCAAAACCTAAAGGATTTGGTGGTCGTCTCGACCTGTAACCGTACAGAAGTTTATGCCATGGCTGAAAATGCCGAAAGCCTTCTAAAATGGTTAGCCGATGCCAATAATATTGATGTAAAGCAGTTAATTCATCATGTTTATCGTTACGAGAACACGCAGGCAATTACACATTTAATGCGAGTAGCGAGTGGTCTAGACTCTCTTATGCTAGGTGAGCCGCAAATTTTAGGGCAAGTTAAAAGCGCTTTAGCATTGTCTAAAGAAGCCCAAACGGTCTCTCCTGAATTGAACAGTGTTTTTGAATATGCTTTTTATGCTGCTAAACGTGTACGTTCCGAAACTGCGGTAGGTAGTCATGCTGTTTCAATGGGTTATGCGGTTGCACAACTGGCTTTACAGGTTTTTAGTAAGCCTGAAAAACTTACCGTCATGGTGGTTGCGGCGGGTGAAATGAATAGCTTGGTGGCTAAACATTTGGCTGAAATGGGTGTTGCGAAGATTATTATTTGTAATCGTAGCCGTGAGCGCGCTGATCAGTTGGCTCAGGAAATTGCACATCAGGTTGAAGTTGAAATTATTGAGTTTTCAGCATTAGCAGAGAATTTATATCGTGCTGATGTTGTGTCGAGCTGTACCGGTAGTTTATACCAAGTTATTGCTTATTCTGATGTTAAGACCGCATTAAAAAAACGTCGCTACCAACAAATGTTGATGGTTGATTTAGCAGTGCCACGTGATATAGATCCTAAAGTTGAAGCACTTGATGGGGTCTATTTGTATGGTGTGGATGATTTACAAAGTGTGATTGATGAGAACCTCGCTCAGCGTCGTCAGGCGGCAGTTGAAGCGGAAGTGATGGTGAATCAATTAGCGACTCAGCTTATTACTCATCAAAAGGTTAAAGAGGCTGGTAGTACCATTCATGCTTATCGCCAACACAGTGAAGAGATTAGTCAACAAGAGCTTACGCATGCATTAGAAGCTTTGCATCATGGTGATAATGCCGAACAAGTATTACAGCAATTTGCCCACCGTTTGACGCAAAAACTTATGCATCCTACATCGATATTACTACGTGAAGCTGCTAAAGCAGAAAATCCTGATTATTTTGAATGGCTACAACAGCATTTACAGGATGTCTTTGATCATGAGCGTAAACCAAAACATTAA
- a CDS encoding YfhL family 4Fe-4S dicluster ferredoxin, whose protein sequence is MSLYITDECINCDVCEPVCPNEAIFMGEVIYEIHPDLCTECVGHHDQPQCQLFCPVDCIPKDPQHVETEDELFDKYKKLIAQKSTSN, encoded by the coding sequence GTGTCGTTATATATCACCGATGAATGCATAAACTGTGATGTTTGTGAACCAGTTTGCCCAAATGAAGCTATTTTCATGGGTGAAGTGATTTATGAAATTCACCCAGATTTATGCACTGAATGCGTTGGTCATCATGACCAGCCGCAATGTCAGTTATTTTGTCCAGTGGACTGTATTCCTAAAGATCCGCAGCATGTGGAGACGGAAGATGAGCTATTCGACAAATATAAAAAATTAATTGCTCAAAAAAGCACAAGCAATTAG
- the comL gene encoding outer membrane protein assembly factor BamD codes for MSLPRYKITMLALSLGVASAFVGCSSNPSKKEVVDTGPQSSEQAYFEKAQKSLDRGQYLDATKSLEAIDTYYPTGQYAQQAQLELLYSKFKQKDYEGAIALAERFIRLNPQHPNVDYAYYVRAVANMEQNYDSLMRYTSLQQSHRDVSYLKVAYQNFVDLIRRFPSSQYSVDAAQRMKFIGQELAENEMTAARFNVKRKAWIAAAERSQWVIEHYPQTPQVPEALATLAYSYDKLGDKATSQQYIEVLKLNYPSLVKKDGTVNMRAARKEGNWINRATLGIFGRESTAATPETTTEAEAPKRGFLNRVSFGLIGNSDKEEAEAPEQKPVEAPKSERSWTNRLSFGLLDKPEQQAAENTTVAPAVTSTEASTDVQSDEATQDADDAAQ; via the coding sequence ATGTCGCTACCACGTTATAAAATTACGATGCTTGCCTTATCTTTAGGTGTAGCGTCTGCATTTGTGGGCTGTAGCAGCAATCCAAGTAAAAAAGAAGTGGTCGATACTGGCCCTCAATCTAGTGAACAAGCTTACTTCGAAAAAGCCCAAAAGTCGCTTGACCGCGGTCAATATCTTGATGCGACCAAGTCCTTAGAGGCAATCGATACCTATTATCCGACTGGACAATACGCACAACAAGCACAACTTGAACTTCTATATTCGAAATTTAAACAAAAAGATTATGAAGGCGCGATTGCCTTAGCAGAACGTTTTATTCGTTTAAATCCTCAACATCCAAATGTGGATTATGCTTATTATGTTCGTGCTGTTGCCAATATGGAGCAAAACTACGACAGTTTGATGCGCTATACCTCTTTGCAGCAATCTCACCGTGATGTGAGTTATTTAAAAGTTGCGTATCAAAACTTTGTTGATTTAATTCGCCGTTTCCCAAGCAGCCAATATTCTGTTGATGCTGCTCAGCGTATGAAATTCATTGGGCAAGAACTTGCTGAAAATGAAATGACTGCTGCTCGCTTTAATGTTAAACGTAAAGCTTGGATCGCCGCTGCGGAACGTTCACAATGGGTGATTGAACACTACCCACAAACGCCTCAAGTTCCAGAAGCGTTAGCGACTTTGGCATATAGCTATGACAAATTAGGTGATAAAGCGACTTCACAACAATATATTGAAGTTTTAAAGCTTAATTACCCAAGCCTTGTGAAAAAAGACGGCACAGTTAACATGCGTGCTGCCCGTAAAGAAGGCAACTGGATTAACCGTGCAACCTTGGGTATTTTCGGTCGTGAATCGACTGCTGCAACACCAGAGACCACAACTGAAGCAGAAGCTCCAAAACGTGGTTTCCTCAATCGTGTTAGCTTTGGTTTAATTGGCAATTCAGATAAAGAAGAAGCTGAAGCACCAGAACAAAAACCTGTAGAAGCGCCTAAGTCTGAACGTAGTTGGACAAACCGTTTAAGCTTCGGTTTATTAGATAAACCTGAGCAACAAGCAGCAGAAAATACAACTGTTGCGCCAGCCGTAACCTCTACTGAGGCTTCAACTGATGTGCAATCAGATGAAGCAACTCAAGATGCGGATGACGCTGCTCAATAA
- the dnaG gene encoding DNA primase, with amino-acid sequence MAIPQHTIDQILDRTDIVDLIGQRVKLKKTGRTYSGCCPFHQEKTPSFHVYRDKQYYHCFGCQANGNAIRFLMDIDNRNFIEVMKELSSSTGIELPKDNTENKKLSYTRQVTKPPVAKTNTAEPVTPQQPSDESYNTLEPVFFDDPFAQFEQPFSFDELVQEGNLYDLLENVAQFYEQQLPHSQKAKNYFKQRGLTNQTIQFWRLGYAPEDWQHLEKAFPYDIDGLKQLGLIRSSDNGRDFDLLRDRVIFPIRDPKGRVVGFGGRALNDEIKPKYINSPDSEVFHKNQLLYGLYEGRKLKSSDWLMVEGYMDVIALQQYGITGAVATLGTASNTEHLNILFKQNSRITIAFDGDAAGQKAARRTLEIALPLLNDGRELKFFVLPNDHDPDSLIRREGLENFQKLLQQSPLLSDFVFAHLTGQHDISTPEGKSLVMGELRELTELLPKQGSFRYLLTQSFREKLGLGKRFTPQISHDASLSFNIHTKDEDFAIAILMHHPFLYIHFEGLRAYIHQDELLAKVLAILNRIFDDLPDDQELATYYVLGACSNYCHEIADIMQRTNIQALTQAPEVADKLAKEYSLSLQERYLRQKLKSPISLIESRNLRQQLNELTKQISLKLLS; translated from the coding sequence ATGGCAATTCCACAACATACGATTGATCAAATTCTAGATCGCACAGATATTGTCGATCTGATTGGTCAACGTGTGAAACTGAAAAAGACCGGACGTACATATTCCGGCTGTTGCCCATTTCATCAAGAAAAAACACCATCGTTCCATGTCTACCGTGACAAGCAGTATTATCACTGCTTTGGTTGTCAAGCTAACGGAAATGCAATCCGTTTTCTCATGGATATCGATAACCGAAACTTTATAGAGGTAATGAAAGAATTATCGAGTAGTACTGGAATTGAATTACCCAAAGATAATACTGAAAATAAAAAACTGTCTTATACCCGTCAGGTTACCAAGCCACCTGTTGCTAAAACAAATACGGCTGAGCCTGTAACTCCACAGCAGCCATCAGATGAAAGCTACAACACGCTTGAACCAGTATTCTTTGATGACCCTTTTGCTCAGTTCGAACAGCCGTTTAGCTTTGATGAACTGGTTCAAGAAGGTAATTTATATGACTTACTGGAAAATGTTGCTCAGTTCTATGAACAACAATTACCTCATAGCCAAAAGGCAAAAAATTACTTTAAACAGCGTGGTTTAACCAATCAGACGATTCAATTTTGGCGTTTAGGCTATGCTCCAGAAGACTGGCAACACCTAGAGAAAGCCTTTCCCTATGACATTGACGGCTTAAAACAACTTGGGCTTATCCGCTCAAGCGATAATGGCCGTGATTTTGACCTATTACGTGACCGCGTTATTTTTCCAATTCGCGACCCTAAAGGTCGAGTCGTTGGTTTTGGTGGTCGTGCCTTAAACGATGAAATCAAGCCCAAATATATTAACTCACCGGACTCAGAAGTCTTCCACAAAAATCAGCTACTTTATGGGCTTTATGAAGGTAGAAAACTTAAATCTAGCGATTGGTTAATGGTCGAAGGTTATATGGATGTCATTGCGCTTCAGCAATATGGCATTACAGGGGCCGTAGCAACTTTAGGGACTGCAAGTAATACAGAACATCTTAATATTCTATTTAAACAAAATAGCCGCATTACCATTGCTTTTGATGGTGATGCAGCAGGTCAAAAAGCAGCGCGCAGAACTTTAGAAATTGCATTACCACTTCTTAATGATGGCCGTGAACTTAAATTTTTTGTTCTACCGAATGATCATGACCCCGACTCTCTGATCCGCCGAGAAGGGCTCGAAAATTTCCAAAAATTATTACAACAGTCCCCTCTTTTGTCAGATTTTGTGTTTGCGCACTTAACAGGTCAACACGATATCAGTACACCTGAAGGGAAAAGTTTAGTCATGGGAGAACTCAGGGAGCTGACTGAACTCTTACCTAAACAAGGTTCGTTCCGTTACTTACTTACTCAATCTTTCCGTGAAAAACTCGGACTTGGTAAACGTTTTACCCCACAAATCAGTCACGATGCTTCACTCTCATTTAATATTCATACAAAAGATGAAGACTTTGCGATAGCAATTTTAATGCATCATCCTTTTCTTTATATTCATTTTGAAGGATTGCGAGCCTATATTCACCAAGATGAATTATTGGCCAAAGTACTGGCTATCTTAAATCGTATTTTTGATGATTTACCGGATGACCAAGAGCTGGCAACTTATTATGTGCTTGGTGCTTGTAGTAATTACTGTCATGAAATCGCCGATATTATGCAAAGAACAAACATTCAAGCATTAACACAGGCTCCTGAAGTAGCTGACAAGTTAGCCAAAGAATATTCATTAAGTCTGCAAGAAAGATATTTACGTCAAAAACTTAAATCGCCGATTTCTTTAATTGAATCAAGAAATCTAAGACAACAACTCAATGAGTTAACAAAACAAATTAGCTTAAAGCTGTTGTCTTAA
- the coaD gene encoding pantetheine-phosphate adenylyltransferase yields MSKTRVIYPGTFDPITNGHVDLVTRASRMFDEVVVAIAIGHHKNPLFSLEERVELAQTSLSHLSNVEFVGFDGLLVNFFKEQKATAVLRGLRAVSDFEYEFQLANMNRQLDPHFEAVFLTPSEQYSFISSTLIREIARLKGDVTKFVPQAVVEAFERKHQQGW; encoded by the coding sequence ATGTCTAAAACGCGTGTAATTTATCCTGGAACATTTGACCCCATCACGAATGGACACGTTGATTTAGTTACTAGAGCATCAAGAATGTTTGATGAGGTTGTAGTAGCAATTGCAATTGGACATCATAAAAACCCTTTGTTCAGTCTAGAAGAGAGAGTTGAACTGGCCCAAACATCACTCAGCCATTTATCAAATGTTGAATTTGTAGGCTTTGATGGTTTACTAGTTAATTTTTTCAAAGAACAAAAGGCAACAGCAGTACTTCGTGGTTTAAGAGCAGTTTCTGATTTTGAATATGAATTTCAACTTGCCAATATGAACCGTCAACTTGACCCACATTTTGAAGCAGTATTTTTAACACCATCTGAGCAGTATTCATTTATTTCTTCGACATTGATTCGAGAAATTGCTCGTTTAAAAGGGGATGTAACCAAGTTTGTTCCGCAAGCTGTGGTTGAGGCTTTTGAACGTAAACATCAACAAGGTTGGTAA
- a CDS encoding porin has protein sequence MKRSLLFLGILSLTAGVETSAADLSWGDPTLDSGQFKVSGAVRSRYLHKDYVVDANEGSQNDDWRLTDIKLVLGYENPDWIAGADARCYQYDRLCDAIFLKKAWVGYKLSDQQRITAGLQPVDFGFGEFWGSSYYETLLNTVGLEDIDNLGIKYKFADHNYNLTLGFYPTDGGNYKGTSKDSSRYSGNFVEADDLTTGTNIEEKNMWIARASRKFELDKTQNFSTELGGSVWYSDLENKRTDEDGHRKSWNVFAQTQYQAWQWMFLAGKQDVTNGDNLFPNSSTIGAFDYPYQVANKGKYLVNEINYTFAQPFHKLENIKPYISHSRFFKDEDGYKDSERLIAGVYFNYKAIGIQGEYIMSKNVPMVGGGADGLAQGSSNDWDKLFYLSIGYYF, from the coding sequence ATGAAAAGGTCATTATTATTTTTAGGAATTTTAAGTTTAACTGCGGGAGTAGAAACTTCCGCGGCTGATTTAAGTTGGGGCGATCCAACTTTAGATTCAGGTCAGTTTAAAGTTTCTGGAGCTGTGCGTTCCCGCTATTTGCATAAAGATTATGTAGTTGATGCAAATGAAGGTTCTCAAAATGATGACTGGCGGCTAACCGATATTAAATTAGTGTTAGGTTATGAAAATCCAGATTGGATTGCAGGTGCGGATGCCCGTTGTTATCAATATGATCGCTTATGTGATGCGATTTTCCTAAAAAAAGCATGGGTGGGTTATAAGTTATCTGACCAGCAGAGAATCACGGCAGGTTTGCAACCCGTTGATTTTGGCTTTGGCGAATTTTGGGGCAGTAGTTACTACGAAACGCTTTTAAATACAGTCGGTTTAGAAGACATCGATAATCTAGGGATCAAATATAAATTTGCAGATCATAACTATAATTTAACTTTAGGTTTCTATCCAACTGATGGCGGAAATTATAAAGGAACTTCAAAAGACTCAAGCAGATATAGCGGTAATTTCGTTGAAGCTGATGATTTAACGACAGGAACTAATATTGAAGAAAAGAATATGTGGATTGCTCGAGCGTCTAGAAAATTTGAGCTTGATAAGACACAAAATTTTTCGACCGAGTTAGGTGGTTCAGTTTGGTACTCTGATTTAGAAAATAAAAGAACTGATGAGGATGGTCATCGTAAGTCATGGAACGTTTTTGCTCAAACGCAATATCAAGCATGGCAATGGATGTTCTTAGCTGGGAAGCAAGATGTCACGAATGGCGATAATTTATTTCCAAATAGCTCAACCATTGGGGCATTTGATTACCCGTATCAAGTCGCCAATAAAGGTAAATATTTGGTCAATGAAATTAACTATACGTTTGCTCAGCCATTCCACAAACTTGAAAATATTAAACCTTATATCTCTCATAGCCGCTTCTTTAAAGATGAGGATGGCTATAAAGACTCTGAACGCTTAATTGCAGGAGTTTATTTTAATTACAAAGCCATTGGTATTCAGGGTGAATACATTATGAGTAAGAATGTTCCAATGGTTGGCGGTGGGGCTGATGGCCTTGCACAAGGTAGCAGTAATGATTGGGATAAATTATTTTATCTTTCAATCGGATATTATTTTTAA